DNA sequence from the Mauremys mutica isolate MM-2020 ecotype Southern chromosome 9, ASM2049712v1, whole genome shotgun sequence genome:
AGATTTGCCATGGGGATGACTAGTACTCAGCTGCCGGGTCCTGCTTCCAGCAACTCACAAGGAGGGACGCTTCTGCAGAAGGCAAACCCCTCACTCACTGTGGCAAGACAggcctcccttcccccaacagCAATCGgctcatccccagagcaggtcagaattccctgccccaggagcAACAAACTTCCTGGTGGTACCTACATTCTTGTAGCACCCAGATAGCCCAATGAGCACTTCCTGGGGGGCTGCAGATGGGGCAAGTAGGGGGATGGGCTCCATGCCCAGATCCTGCGACAGCACCCAGCCAGGCTCAATGCAGCTGATGGTTCTAGGGCAGTACCAGTAGTCTGCACGTAGGGGATTGTTTTTGTATTAGGGACCATAGCACAGGCTGCTGCGTAACGCTCTTCCCCTAAACAAAGGGAGCTGGAAACAGGGCAGTGCCTACTACAACTAGCACTTCACTATGGTCAGACGTCGTTACTATGCGAGACAGCTCTCCCGCGCTGACATGGCTTTAGGGAGCCACTGCCTATGCCTCAAAGGAGTGGAAAGTTCCTGATGTGGGGTACAGAGACAGACTTACATCATCAGACAAGGACCGACCGGCAATTCCAGGCACAAGCCCTCCAGCATTAGCCTACACGGAAGGCTCCATGTTCTGACCCCAATCTCACCCCACCgctgcagagatgggctccaaAAGGCTCTGTTCTCACTTTGAGAGTTAGCCTGCGTGGCTCAGAGGCAACAGTAATTAAGGATAACAAAGCAGAGGTGCctacctgagtctgcagacaccCTAacatgggagggcagggggaggagctgccccattcatctcagtggaCTGAGAAACCAACATTAGTCCAATGCACCCACCCCTGAATCAATTGCTgagttcccctcccaccccgctcAAGCCTTGCAATCTGCTCTCCTGCAGGCAGAGCCTGGCTGAGTCATTCGCTCCCAGCCACAAGACGACAGGCCCGGATCTGCCTCCTGCACTGTGTTTAGGGCCAAGACTACGGTAAAGGATCTCAACTTTCACACACAAGAACAGTGCTTCATAGCAAAGTAATGAGCACAGGACTTCTGTGCGGCCATTTGTAGGTCATTCAGCCAGGCCAAGCTTTTTTTAAGTctaggtcagaggtgggcaaactacagcccgtgggacgatcctgcctggcccttgagctcctggccagggaggctagcccccagtccCTCCCTTGCTGCCCCCGCTCCTTCGCAGCCACGTGGGCAGCGCTCCGGGCAcagggctgtgcgctcctgcagggcagtgcgtctggctccagccaggcagcgtggtggccagacatgctgctctgagcggcaaggtgagggggctggggggttggataaggggcagtgTGTCCCAGGGAACAGGGGTTGGTTAGATGGGGCAGATGTTCTGGGGGAGCAgttggataagcgtgggagtcccagggggcctgtcatgggacaggggtgtggataggagtcagggcagtcaagggacagaaagcaggggggttggataggggtggggtcctggggggaagttaggggcagggcatcctgggagggggcagttaggggacaaggagcagggggttggatgggtcgggagttctgaggggggcagtcagggggtgggaagtgggagggggtggatagggggcaggggccaggctgtttggggagacacagccttccctacctggccctccatacagttttgcaaccctaatgtggccctcgggctaaaaagtttgcccacccctggtctaggtgaAGGTGCACCAGAATCCAGGGGCCTTCTCACCAAAGGTAGGTGTAGCTTCCCAGGCTCCATAAGCCGGAAGCACTAGCAGCTACCAGAACTCCAGTCAGTGAAAGGTCTCGGCCTGAATGAAAGTTGACACTGAAGTCGCCAGATCAATGACCCCCATCAATTTGGAGGTTCTGCCCATTTATTACTGGGGTACAGGGTGTTGCCACATGCTGCCCTGCAGAGTCATTTTAGAAGGCAGGGGTCTGAACAAGTTAGCAGCACTGCTGGCTGCTGCAACGACAAACCCATCCTCTGCCCACTCCCAGTTGCAGAGAGCTGCAAGATGAAGGGGGCTGCTACAGGGGAGCTCTGTCACAACCCAAGAGTCCGGGGAGCTAGTGGCCAGGTGAGCGGTGCTGCCATTACTGGCAAGCAAGAGCAGCACTGGCCCTCTTCACCTACCCCAATCGGGGAAACTTTCAAGCTATTGGGTTGATGGGAGCCCCAACGTTTCCAGCAACATGGCAACATTTACAGGCCAAAGCCTGTGTCCCAGCTCGGCTCCAAGGCCCCCATAACAGCAGCTCTCACAGCCTCCTGTGTTCTATGTACTTTATTAGGTTTAGAACTGGACAAATCACAATGTGTACAAAATGGAGACCACACTATTAGAAGCAGAGGACTGTGGGTAGCAGCAGCATTTCTATAGACCCAGAAGCATTTGGTAGAAGTGCGGAGAGggtaggctgaggcagggggctctTACTGGCCATCATGTTTCAGATTGCCAAGGACGGATCCTGTAGTTCACATCCTGGGTAGAGTAAGAATGAGCTGCGCCCACACCCGCTGGGATGGAAGAGGAGTTTCCAATCCACTGGAGGGCAGACTCTGGCTCAAGCCAGCATCAGGTGGGGGTAAGTGCTCCAAGGACCTGATATGGGCTGTGAAATGCTGTGCCACCCACATACACACCAGCAAGAGTCTTAAACCCTTATCCTTTTTGGTCACAAACCTTCCCATGGCAGGACATGATACTGAAGACTTTGCAAGGAAAAAAAGGAAGGTGATGAGGCTTGGTGAGCTCACCACACCTAGGCGCCTCAGACTGCACAACATCTACCACGACAGCAATAGCTAGTACAGGAGCCAGGGTAGCGTCAACTCAGATTTGTCCAGTCTATGGTTTTCAGGCCTATTCTACGAGTACATATGCACAAGAACTCCAAAAATACTAGGATATGATGCAAGTAGCGAGACACCAACAGAAGAGTTTAATGGTGGATGTTCCCTAGAACGATCCTAGGAGGATGGTGGTTAGACTAGTCCCTCCCCAccttgggacaggaagcaggaggCTACCTAGGCTCCTCCTGTGCATGGTCAGGTTCTGAACTTCAGCTGTCACTCTGGTGGTAACGGAGATCATAGACAGGAGAGAGTCCATTCCCGAGGTGAGCCACAGGGGTCTAACTTCCAATCCGTGTGCAGAGGGGCCAGACAGATGCTCTCTTTAAGTGTACTTGAAGACCAAGGAGACTGGGAGGGTGGCTGGGGAAGAGAGGGAACCCGCCAGCCTCTTGGGGCTAGCACCTGGTCTCGTAGATTCCACTCCTGCCGATGTACCTCACCCATTTGATCACATCGTGGTCACTGTAGTTCAGCTTTGGCTCAAAGACTTTCAGATAACGCACCTTCAGGCCAGAGGGTGCGAATGGGACCTGTTCAGAGAGGGAACAATCAATGGAAAGAGTATGAGCAGAGCACCTGAGAACACTGCAGGCACCTGGGATCCTGACCATGGCATGCAGTACTATGAGCCTGGCATAGAACTGCTAGTCCTAGGCCCGGTCTTCCTCCAAAGCAGGCATGGCAAAAGCCAGAGGGTAACTGCGGAAAGGAACAGGGAAGGTATTTCTAGAGACTTTGAAGGCACATATGCAGGCATTGCTGCAACCACAAGGCCTGTCAGAGGGCACAGCTACACAGGGGACATTCCCACTGCCGTTAGGAACACAAACTGTGGgctgcctcccacagctcccaaagTGGTCTCCAGCAAGcctgagctggagagagcttctaTAGCAGGACAGGTGGCAGCGGCCAAGTGCCCCCAAGGCTAGATTTGTGTCCGAGGAGGAGGGATGCAGCCATCCTACCTCAAAGTTCATGGAGATTGGCGGCcgagcccatttcttcttgtcatTGGTGGGCAGCAGTTCAATCTCTGCACTGATCTGGGACTCCTTCATTCCAGCCATACGCTTAATTCTAGAGGAGAAAAGGCCAGAGATGTCAGAGACCCAGAGATTCCAGCTCCTCCACCTCTTTCCTAGGAAAGAGGGATCTGGCCTAGTGCAGACAGGTTGCTGCAGGACCCAAGCACCCAGCAGAGTTGTGGTGTGACTCCTGATTTGCATGGAAATGTGGTTGCCCCCTATGCAGGCAATGTCCAAGCTGCCATGCTCACTTACTTCCACACAATGGCGTTCTCGCTGGCCTTGTACTTCGCCTTCCCTTTCATACAGATGACCTGCACTCCACTGGTGTTGAGGGGAGTTGGGATTCGGACCTGGAAGACAGTCAGTTACCAGGGGCGGGAAGAACTCTGGCTGGGGTTAAGAGTCTGTGGGCAACTTCACCTTAACTCAAAACCCGACAGGACAAGCTGCCCAGTCATGGATCCCCTGGCTCTATCCCATCCATGCCAGGGCTCTCAAGCTAGCGGCTACTGCAGAAATACTAGATGCTGCTCCAGGAATTATAGCACGAGAGGGAGAGAAACCCTAGGGCTTGGAGAGAGAGCTTTAAACCCCCTAGAGCCACAACTGCCAGCTGGTGCTGAAGGAGCCAAGTGAAGGGCAAGATAAAGCCTTTTCCCTTTAATTCAGGAAGGCATCTCTGCTTGAGGAAGcactggggggctgtgaggggaagCATGAATATGCCTTCCAGCAGGTGTTACAAGCAGTCCTCCTCAGGAAGGGTGAGCCCCACTGCAGAGATGTATGCACGCAGGGAACAGGTTTGCATGCAGGGAACAGGTTTGCATTATGTACACCATGGACAGCTGGATGAGGTAGTCGGGAGTTCTGCACAGCGGTATTATGCTCCCCCTGGCAGCAGGCTCTGCTGCCGCACATCTGTACTTGGCCTGGTTACCTCTGGGTGCAGTGAGCAATGTGGCCGCTCACAGCATCAGGTGAGCGAGAAGGGTACGAGCATTAACCGTGATGGGAATGCTCAGCGAACAGCCGCTGGACAGGTGAGGTGCCTGGAAGAGCACAAAGTGAGCCCAGGCCAGCACCCAGGGAATGGTCCCAATTCGGAGGTGCAACTTTTCAGGCAGATCGCACACAGCTGACTTCGTAGCCCTTTATCTCCCTAGCATGGCAGCACCACCACTGAGCCTTTCTAGTCTAGAGTTAGACTTCATCTCCCAGGATACTGGGGTCCCAGCTAAGCCCCCTGCTTCTCTCCAAGGCAGGAAACCACATGGGGCTGTGTCGTACCTCTATCTTCTGGGCCAGCAGGGAGGGTTTGAAGTTGGATTTGATCACCACTTTCACTTCCAGCTTGGTGCGGCCCACCTCCCGCACCAGGGGAATGACACGGAAGGGCAGGATGATGTCCTTGGTGGTTCGGTATCTGCAGGGATAGGACGAACACATCAATAAACCCTGCAAAGGAGAAGGCTCTTATTGCCTCAAATGGCAGCTGCTCTCCCCAAAATGGGGAGAGCAACATGCACTAGAGGTAAGCTCGGACTGCTGGATGGCTCCATGATTTATTAAGAGCACTAGATGGAGCCATCATTTAAAGTGAGCTGCCCCACAAGCAGGATGGGGGAAGTATAGGCCAATGGTTAAGATACAGGACTAGGAGTCTGGATTCCTGGAATCTGTTCCTGGCTCTCAAGCCAGTCACAGAGTTTGGTTTAAGTGCTAGGAAACAGGGCTGCACCCTACAGATTGGGGATCTGTAGGCACTGCTTTGGGAATGGCTAAGAtgaccctgggcttcagcccttgACCTCtgtgccatctgtaaaatggggagctGAGCAGATCATTCTCCCCCGAGGAGGGGCAAGGCTCAGCTTGTTAGCATATAAGCCTGTGAAGCCCCTTGGAGAGAAGGAGGGACCAGACGGGCAGGGTGCACTAGTGCTCAAGGAACTTGAGGTCAGCTGGAAGCTAGCAGTACAGAGGGAGACTCCGGCAGCAGCAAGGGAGGCCAATGCAGTGGCCCTGCAGGCCATACCTCATTAACTCAAACTCTCCATCAGGTGGGATGAAGCTGATGCTCCTCTCCGAGTCGAACTTGCTGAGCCGCACGCACTGGTGGAAAGTGCAGTCGTCGATGGCGATTGACTGTTTGCCACTATAGCACAAGACAGAAAGTTACAGTCCAATTTGCAGCCCCCTAGAATGTCAATGGGGCACGTGAGGTCTGCCCATGTTGCATGTCACAGTGAGTATTCTACGTGAGCACTTTGCCATCACAGGTGTATCCATGAagtgagggaggcagggagggaggagagattcAGGGGACACAGGCCTGCCAGCTCAGACACACACTTTCCTAAGTTAGAAATCTAAACCCAGGCCTTGTCTGGCTGTCCCCCATGATCTGAGCTAGACAACACCACTGGAGTCTGCCCTGCTAACATCACTTCACTGGGCCATGGGAAACTCAGCCAACCTCACCCAAGCAGGCATATCCCTGCAGTGAAGTCTGAGGGGAGAGGAAGCATTTTCCTGCACACAGCGCTATTCCACTCGGACCCTCTGGGGTGTCCCTTCTCAAATTTCCACCTTGTGAAGTTTTCTAATCACCAGCCATGTTTCCATGCACCTAACAGTGGTTCATTCCAGGGCCACAACCCCTCCTCACTGAGCCAGCCAGCACAAGAAGTTTGGCTTGTGAAGCACAATGCTTCCCTGCCAGAGGTCTTAAGTTCAGCTATTGAGTTTCTGGCATTATACCCGTCAGACAGATGCTGCTCCTGGAATGATCAGAGtgcctgggacagcaactggATTCCAACATTCTGAATATCCTCATTACTGCCTGAGGACACAAGGGGCACTTGTCAGCCCCAAGAAGTTTTGAGGAAGGTGTGTGAAAGGGACACAGCCACCAAAAGTGACAGGGAAAGGATACCAAAGTGCAGGAGTCTGGCAGCTGGAAGGCCTTGAGGGCTTCATGGTCAATGGGGGAGCTGTCTAAGAACAAGCAGCTTGGGAAGCAGTTTGCTTCTCATTTGCAATCATCTGTATCCTAAATCAGCCAGTTGGTGGAGGGTACAAGGACAGACTCCAGTCTGACTGGTCACTATCTACTATAAACAGCCTTTGTATTGCAGCCTTGACACGGGTCACTCTTCAGTGGCATCTGCCTATTGCTTCCTCTTCAGAGAAGCCCGAGGCTTCTGTTTTgccaagggagagagagaaacctttAGGTCCTGGTGTCTTCCCATGTATCTATGGAAGGCCCTTATCGCTTGACTAGCCAGATTACAAGAGTCAATACTTTTGCAGAATAGAAAGTCCTACCAAGAGGAGAATTATGGAGAGGCTGGGACTTCAAGATTGCTTAACTAGAGTCTACACCAAAGCTGAGTCACTTGTGCCTTAAATCTCCATACACTGGAACTTGGAAGACAGTTACCACTGTTGGGCACTTCAGAACCAGAATTCAATGCTCCTGCTCGCTGCTGCCATGGCCAGAGACAGCTCAGTTTTTGATCACCGAGATGGGgagtttcccttcctgcttcccTACCGCAGAGGGTAAGCTTTACAATTGGGAAACCTGCTTTGAAAACTCCCATCCTGTCTCCCCACTTAGCACTTCTGGCCAATAAAGGAGCTTTGGAGAGAGATGGCTGCTATTAGCTACTAATGGTAGAGAATTACCACCCAACGCAGAGAACTTTActaactagagcaggggttctcaaccttttcctttctgagccCCATCAACAGGCTATAAAAAACTCTATGGCCCACTTGTGCCACTACAAATGTTTTTCTGCATATGAAAtccagggccagcgttagggggGTAGCAAGCAGAAAAATTGCCTGGGGGCCCACGCCACAGGCCCCCCCACGAAGCtacgttgctcaggcttcggcttcagccccaggtggtggggctcagggccccaggcttctgCCACACATGGTGGGACTTTGGCTTTCCGCCCTAGGCCCCAGAGagtaatgctggccctgcttggcggcccctctgaaacctgctcataGCCCCCCAGAGGGCCctagacccctggttgagaactgctgagctAGAGGATTTCCCAGAGCAGTAGCTCCTTGCCAAGGGTCACATGGGGCTTTGTTCAGCCTACCATCTACAAAATAGCTACTGGACAGATGGGATTAAAGGGAACAGCGAAGTGCTAGTTCTTGGCTTGTTCTGAAGGGTAAGCAGGTAGCAGCTCAGTCACAGGAACCATCAGGAGAAGTGTCTGAAGTTTGAGTCACATGCACAAGTCACGCAAAGCAAGAGACAGGGATGGGGAGCAGAGTGTGCGCACACAGCAAAAGCAGATTATCTACCTTCCCAATTCACTGGGGTCAGCAGAAAACAAGAGAAAAATGTAACAAATGGTTAGTGGGAGGACAGAGCTGCTCAGTGCTGTCGGCAGCCCCCGCCTGAGTCAGCAATCTAGTCCCAAGCAGGGAGGCTGAAGAGAGCACAAGCCTCTCTATAcagcaggagagcacaggaaCTGCCTGAGCATGGGGCACCAACAACTAAACCCACAAGGTTCACCAGGGAGGAGCCTCCAGCTCCCGCATCACCTGCTCTTTGCTCGACCCTGCCCAGAGACACATTTAACACCAAGTGATGAACAGGAAGTTTAGTCTAACTGGCCATTCTAATCAGGGCTCAAAGGTCAGCTGCAACATTAGTCATGGAAAGGGAGATTAGCCTGTGCTCCCTCCTTCATGCTACATGAGGGGTGTAGTGCTAGTGATCACATAGCACTGGCCAGAACAGGCTGCTTGAGCAATTATGTACTCTGGAAGGAAGCAGCTCCCCAGGGGATCCCTGCAGGGGACAACTGTAGGGAGGAAGTGGAGGAATCAAAGCCTCCCCCAGACTGCCAACTCCACACTGGCATGTCTGAGTGAAGCGCCACTAGAGTAGTTGGTTCCCTCTGCAGCCAAGTGGGACACAGCCATGACTGGACCTAGAGGATCCCAGCTACTCTCATTCTGATCTCGCTGCCTCGTGTAGAATAATGGCACCAAAGCTTCTGTGCAACTAGCACCAGATTGTCTCCTTGCTCACATCGGCCCTGGAAACAGATTATTCTCAAACCAACAAAATTCTCTATGCTGCTGCCTTCAGGCCAGCTTTCCCTTTTTAACCGTCAGAGCAACAAGTGTCAACGCAATATATTCAAAGACGTCTAATGATCCAGTTCTCAAGGAGATGGAAGATCTCTCATCAGCTGTCTACCAGATCAAAGACTGCTAAGTCCCTGGCTCCTAAGGAACCCTGCCTTAACATTCTTACCTTTTCCCTGTTTCATCCGCAGTCCCTTTGCCCTGTTTCTCAATGACGATCTTGTCATTCATGCCAAACTTGCACTCTGGCATTCCACTCAGATAGCTCTTCATCACCACCCTGCCAGAGACGTGGGCACTCAGAACCTGACCTGGGTGGAGAAAAGCACACGCTGAAGCAGCACCAGGAGGGTAGACTGCTACCTACAGAATCCCTACTCCTGCCCCCTGGGGAGATTCCAGACTCCAGGCCTATCCACTATGACAAAAGCCTGCTTCCCTTCCACTTACCCTGTGGTGACATTAACAGATTCACACTCTCCAGCACATCCAGGAAAAGCTCATTCCGACGGTATTTGATCCCTTCACGTCTCCAGCCAATCTGACCAGTCACCTGGCTGGTAATCTGTGATTGTTCTtctttagtctgaagaagagggAAGATGATAGTTTTTTGGAAACTCAAGATTAAGCATTGAGACTGAATCCAGAATAGTAGTTTACAGCTGAATATAGAGCAAGTTGCTTGCAGCAGTGCAAGACACAATCGGCCACGTTATCTTGATACCGCTGGATATCAATAGCCAAGTTAGTGTGCAGTGTCCATAAGAAGGGTTCCCTTGTTCTGGGAAGGGACTGATTATTCTGACACTCATCTGGCTCTAGTCTTTGGCATCATAAGGAAGCAAGGATAGGTCTCTTTCCATTAGTCAGGTGGAGCATAGTTAGACCAAGGGTTAAGTACAGGGAAATTAGACCTAGAATGCAGTTCAGGCTTTACTGAGCCATGATGGCTGACAGCAAACCCTGGGCTAGCCAAGAATAATGCCaccagaccaggggtcggcaacctttcagaagtggtgtgccgagtcttcatttattcactctgatttaaggttttgcatgccagtaatacattttaatgtttttagaaggcctctttctagaagtctacaatatagaactaaactattgttgtatgtaaagtaaataaggtttttaaaatgtttaagaagcttcatttaaaattaaattaaaatgcagagccccttgaactggtggccaggacccaggcagtgtgagtgccgctgaaaatcagcttgtgtgctgccttcggcgcacatgccataggttgcctacccctgcaccaGACCAATGTAACAAGCTGCGAGTTTGACACGCTTTGTACTGTATTTTAGACTTGTCAGGCCAGGCTCAGACCAGTTTCCAATGGCTAGCAAGACACACTCGACTACTCAAGTCAGGGACAGCCATTCCATGTCAAGTTACACATGCATCGGGTCAGTATAACAGCTGCTGCTCTTGGATCTAATCCCACCAACTCAGCTGCGCCACTAAGAGCATTAAGGATTTGCTGGGCCGTACAGCAGGTTTGCCTACCTGGTGCTATAGGCAGGTCCAGTCAGATGCAGAGTGAGAGGAAGCAGATGTATAGCAGCAAGTGTTGTGCACACAGAGTTAACAGGCAAGCAGGTCAGTAGCAGGaaaggggaggaagaggaaaaagaggcAGGTTAGGTTCAGGGCTACCTCAGGAGGGGAACACAGTAGGTTAGCTAGTCACTATCTGGGCCACTAACAAGCACAAACAAGTTGAAGGCTTTCCTGTAAGGTCAGGCTAGGGACTGAGGGGACCACTTCCCTACATGACCCATCAAGGCACCACTGAACAGGGGCAAGGCAGGAGCCTGCAGTCTGCTCAGCAGGGCAGGCACAGTGGAGAACACCTGGGTGAGCACCAGGCCTTGTACAGCAAGACACGCCCTTGCACTGGGTCTAGACTCTGCACTCCCCCACTCTAAGTCATGCCCCAGCACAACCACAAAGGGGATATTAGAGTGAAGCAGGAAGTACTCTGCATCCACTGCTACGGGACTCTCTCTCTCAGACTGTACATTAGGTTTCATTTTCACCATTAGACCCCATTTTAATCCTGGTTCTTCCAGGAAAATGGCTATGTTTTGGGCAACAGCCTTTTGTCTCATGTCCTGTGGCTGCAGCCACAAGGGGGCAGTGTGGGAACTCAGTATTTTAAAACAAGCACATGAACAGCAGGGAATTTGGTTTTAATGCAAGGCTCCTCATTAACTACCTTACAAATACCTCCAGTTTTGTGCTCATGCTGCCATTAGACTATTGcctttctgtttaaaaacaagATACTAGCTCAGGATCTGCAGGACACTGTCCATTCAGCACTTTGCTGAATACCCTGCAGGGTATCCCATGGTCTCTCACCCACCCCACTGGCCACTCCTTATGTGTGTATCCTTCCATCCTTTGAATATTTTTGCTAAACTATTGCTTCAATTTTAGGCATAGTGGCAGGAATGGGGAGGCTTGAACAGACATGAATCCCCAGGGCTCCAGTTTCTGTGCACATGCCTCCGATTTCTGTAATGGCACAAGTCAGTGGAACATTTACTGGTTATCAGATGCAAGTCATGGACGATCATGGAGTCCGAGCCACTTCACAGGATGCTGTCACAAATGGGAAAGCCAGTGGGGTGTATGGCTCAagctcagcccagctggatgAATGTTGCTTTGAGGTGGGTAACTGCTCAAGCCACGTTGTTGGGCTGTTTTTGTCCAGCAGCCAGATGAGGACAGAGCCCAACTGCTTCTACTGAATGGAGCTAGAGAGGTGGTTGACCTCAACTGTTCAAAGGTATTTGGCTCTGCTGAGGCAGCCCCACAGCTACTGTATTCACTAAATCCTCAGAATATTATGGTGTTGCAGGATTCTGTTTTGAACACACAGCTACTGAGACAGGCCCAGCATGTCATCTCCTGGGGTGCACGTGGAGTGCTAATGAGCACGCGCCCTGGGCTCTGGAATGCAGAGAGGCTTCCAATTCAGAGTGGGGATTACCAGGCATTTTCTAGCTATAGAATTTCTATAGCTGCAGAATGTCCAGAACTTTGCTAATAAGTGAGAAGTAAGGGAGATGCTGATGGACTGGAATTGCAGTAGAAAGTTCCCATAGGGCACGctttgagtgtgtgtggggggaagtgtGGAGTGTGATTTTTTCCTAGAATTAGTTCCTATATTATAATAGAGGGTATAGAGATGGCAAACTGGCCTCCCTTTTTCTGCCCAGGAGCAGGGCCATTAGGAAGAGATTTCAAAAGCTGAGTTTAGTTTCTCATGAAAGGGAGGATGAGCCAAGCTATAGTGCAAGTTCTTCCAAGGCAGATCAATGCAATCTGTACCATGCTGTGTTTTAGCGCTGGTCTCCCTAAAAGGCAGACTACCCCTTATGTGGGTACATATCAGTATGTCCCTTCCGGTCAATGTTATCGGTCACAATCTCCAGAGTGACACGACACCCTTTCTAgcaccccctgggagctgctttGAGAAGCTTAAGCAATAGCTGGTCAGAACTACCATTTCCAGGATACATTTGTATCCAGTTGTTACCAGCCCTTCCAAGAAGGCAATGTACATTTTGGACAGTTTAAGACCTTCCTGTGGATGTGGTAAGAagggcagggccatccctaggcaTATGCAGAATACGCGGCTGgttagggcaccatgaaatttgagGCATTTAATTGCCACAAATTTCATGGTTCCCTAGGCAGCTGTGTGCTGCATATGCAGCAGCACCAGCACCGGCACCCAGCCTaacccccagctggcccgccCCATGGGCTGTGCCCACTGCTCAAGGGGAGAGGCTGtccctcgggggggagggggggcgcctgGGACAACTCCCTCCGCCCTGCCTCAGCCTTACCCCCTGCTCTACTACC
Encoded proteins:
- the AP2M1 gene encoding AP-2 complex subunit mu isoform X2, encoding MIGGLFIYNHKGEVLISRVYRDDIGRNAVDAFRVNVIHARQQVRSPVTNIARTSFFHVKRSNIWLAAVTKQNVNAAMVFEFLYKMCDVMTAYFGKISEENIKNNFVLIYELLDEILDFGYPQNSETGALKTFITQQGIKSQTKEEQSQITSQVTGQIGWRREGIKYRRNELFLDVLESVNLLMSPQGQVLSAHVSGRVVMKSYLSGMPECKFGMNDKIVIEKQGKGTADETGKSGKQSIAIDDCTFHQCVRLSKFDSERSISFIPPDGEFELMRYRTTKDIILPFRVIPLVREVGRTKLEVKVVIKSNFKPSLLAQKIEVRIPTPLNTSGVQVICMKGKAKYKASENAIVWKIKRMAGMKESQISAEIELLPTNDKKKWARPPISMNFEVPFAPSGLKVRYLKVFEPKLNYSDHDVIKWVRYIGRSGIYETRC
- the AP2M1 gene encoding AP-2 complex subunit mu isoform X1, with product MIGGLFIYNHKGEVLISRVYRDDIGRNAVDAFRVNVIHARQQVRSPVTNIARTSFFHVKRSNIWLAAVTKQNVNAAMVFEFLYKMCDVMTAYFGKISEENIKNNFVLIYELLDEILDFGYPQNSETGALKTFITQQGIKSQHQTKEEQSQITSQVTGQIGWRREGIKYRRNELFLDVLESVNLLMSPQGQVLSAHVSGRVVMKSYLSGMPECKFGMNDKIVIEKQGKGTADETGKSGKQSIAIDDCTFHQCVRLSKFDSERSISFIPPDGEFELMRYRTTKDIILPFRVIPLVREVGRTKLEVKVVIKSNFKPSLLAQKIEVRIPTPLNTSGVQVICMKGKAKYKASENAIVWKIKRMAGMKESQISAEIELLPTNDKKKWARPPISMNFEVPFAPSGLKVRYLKVFEPKLNYSDHDVIKWVRYIGRSGIYETRC